Below is a genomic region from Hylemonella gracilis.
AACACCCGAACTTCCTGGCCGCCCAGGCCGCGCTGGCCCAGGCCCGCCTGGATCTGGCCCGCGTGGAAGTGCGAGCCTCGCTGCCGGGCACGGTGAACAAGCCGCCCAAGCCCGGCCAGTTCGTGAGCCCGGGCGCGAGCGCGATGGCGCTGGTGGTCAACGGCGAGCCCTGGATTGAGGCCAACTTCCCGGAAACCGACCTGACGCATGTGCAAGCCGGCCAGCCGGTGGTCATCCGCGTGGACACCTACCCCGATGCGGTGTGGCTGGGCAAGGTCGACAGCCTGAGCCCGGCCACGGGTGCCGAGTTCTCGGTGATCCCCGCGCAGAACGCGACCGGCAACTGGGTGAAGATCGCACAACGCGTGCCGGTGCGCATCCGCCTGGAGTCGCTGCGTGCCCACGCCTCCACAAACGCAGCCGCGCCCGAGTTGCGCGCCGGCCTGTCCGCGCACGTCGAGATCGACACCGGTTACCGCCGCCATTTCCTGGGGCTGACGCTCTGAGTCCCGTCGCAAGCATTCCAGAACTTTCCTGATCAGGTGACGAGGCCATGAGCAGCAACACCGCCGCGCTGGACAACGGCGCCGCTACACCCGTCGCCCAGCACCGGGGCCTCATCACCATGTCGGTGATGCTGGCCACCATCATGCAGGCGCTGGACACCACCATCGCCAACGTCGCGCTGCCTCACATGCAGGGTGCCATGGGCGCCACCCAGGATCAGATTTCCTGGGTGCTGACGTCTTACATCGTCGCGGCGGCCATCTTCATGCCGCTGACCGGCATCCTGTCCGCGCGGCTCGGCCGCAAGCGTGTCTTCCTCTGGTCGGTCGCGGGTTTCACCATCGCCTCCATGCTGTGCGGCGCGGCGCAGAACCTCACGCAGATCGTGCTGTTCCGCATGCTGCAAGGTGTCTTCGGCGCCGCCCTGGTGCCGCTGTCGCAGACCGTGCTGCTCGACACCTACCCGCGCGAGAAGCACGGCTCGGCCATGGCCATGTGGGGCGTGGGCGTGATGGTCGGCCCCATCCTCGGCCCTGCCCTGGGCGGCTGGCTGACCGAGTACTACAGCTGGCGCTGGGTGTTCTACATCAACCTGCCCTTCGGCATCCTGGCCTGGCTGGGCATTGCGGGCTACGTGCGCGAGACGCCACTGGACCGGCGCCGCTTCGACCTGCTGGGCTTCCTGCTGCTGGGCATCGGCATCGGTGCCCTGCAGATGATGCTGGACCGCGGGGAATCGCAGGACTGGTTCGCCAGCCCCGAAATCGTGGTGGAGACCCTGCTGATGGGGTTTGCCTTCTACCTCTTCATCACGCACATGCTCACGCACGAGCACCCTTTCCTGGAGCCAGGCATGTTCCGGGACCGCAACTTCAGCGTCGGCCTGATCTTCATCTTCATCGTCGGCATCATCCTGCTGGCGACCATGGCGCTGCTGCCGCCTTTCCTGTCCAATCTCATGGGCTACCCCGTCATCGACGTGGGCTTGGTGCTGGCACCACGCGGCCTGGGCACCATGGCGGCCATGGTCATCGTTGGCAAGTTGTCGGGCAAGGTGGACCCACGCAAACTCATCGTGCTGGGCCTGTCGCTCACCACCTTCTCGCTGTGGCAAATGACGCAGTTCAACACCGACATCGGCAATCGCCACCTGATCGTCTCGGGCGTCATTCAGGGCTTTGGCCTGGGCTTCATCTTCGTGCCCCTGTCGACCGTGACCTTCGCCACCATCGCACCGCGCTGGCGCAGTGACGCCACCTCGCTTTTCAGCCTGATGCGCAACATCGGCAGCAGCATCGGCATCTCGGTAGTCACCACCTACCTGGCCCAGCGCGCCCAAGCCAACCACGCAGCCTTCGCGGGTTACATCAACCCCTGGAGCCTGCCGCTGCAGCAGGCCGCGCAGAGCGGGGGCATCAACCTGTCCAGCGCGTCGGGCCTGTCCACCCTCAACAGCCTGGTCACCCGAGAAGCGGCCGTGCTGGCCTACCTGCAGGATTTCCGCCTGATGATGTGGGTGACCGT
It encodes:
- a CDS encoding DHA2 family efflux MFS transporter permease subunit; translated protein: MSSNTAALDNGAATPVAQHRGLITMSVMLATIMQALDTTIANVALPHMQGAMGATQDQISWVLTSYIVAAAIFMPLTGILSARLGRKRVFLWSVAGFTIASMLCGAAQNLTQIVLFRMLQGVFGAALVPLSQTVLLDTYPREKHGSAMAMWGVGVMVGPILGPALGGWLTEYYSWRWVFYINLPFGILAWLGIAGYVRETPLDRRRFDLLGFLLLGIGIGALQMMLDRGESQDWFASPEIVVETLLMGFAFYLFITHMLTHEHPFLEPGMFRDRNFSVGLIFIFIVGIILLATMALLPPFLSNLMGYPVIDVGLVLAPRGLGTMAAMVIVGKLSGKVDPRKLIVLGLSLTTFSLWQMTQFNTDIGNRHLIVSGVIQGFGLGFIFVPLSTVTFATIAPRWRSDATSLFSLMRNIGSSIGISVVTTYLAQRAQANHAAFAGYINPWSLPLQQAAQSGGINLSSASGLSTLNSLVTREAAVLAYLQDFRLMMWVTVAALPLVLLLSRPAPAPKGDAAHAAVME